A part of Maridesulfovibrio hydrothermalis AM13 = DSM 14728 genomic DNA contains:
- the lipA gene encoding lipoyl synthase, translating into MSSEKNSKEYLRIPPWLRVKLPTGKSFNHTAKLLADLNLNTVCQNAKCPNTWDCFSRKVATFLIMGHNCTRNCAFCNIAPGKLDPLDTDEPRRVSEAVSRLELKYVVITSVTRDDLQDGGAAHYAETISRIHADHPQCTVEVLIPDFQGDLNALKTVIAAGPDVINHNVETSPDLYSEIRPQADYRQSLELLERVKKLSSIHVKSGLMVGLGESDEQVRKVIDDLAATECDIITIGQYMRPSKEHPAVERYVEPQIFDEYAEYGKSLKVPHMFCAPLVRSSFNAAEAFEEL; encoded by the coding sequence ATGTCTTCAGAGAAGAATTCAAAAGAATATTTACGGATTCCACCGTGGCTGCGGGTTAAACTGCCCACTGGTAAAAGCTTCAACCACACAGCCAAATTGCTGGCAGACCTGAACCTGAACACCGTCTGCCAGAATGCCAAATGCCCCAACACATGGGACTGCTTTTCGCGCAAGGTGGCAACTTTTTTAATCATGGGTCACAATTGCACGCGCAACTGCGCCTTTTGCAACATTGCACCGGGCAAACTTGATCCACTTGATACCGACGAACCACGTCGCGTGTCCGAAGCTGTTTCGCGCCTGGAACTGAAATACGTGGTCATCACTTCAGTTACCAGAGATGACCTGCAAGATGGCGGAGCCGCCCACTACGCCGAAACAATCAGCCGTATCCACGCGGACCATCCACAATGTACGGTAGAGGTGCTTATTCCGGATTTCCAAGGCGATCTGAACGCGCTCAAAACAGTTATCGCAGCAGGGCCGGACGTAATCAATCATAACGTTGAAACCTCACCGGACCTATATTCAGAAATCAGACCTCAGGCTGATTATCGGCAAAGTCTCGAACTGTTAGAACGGGTAAAAAAACTGAGCAGTATCCACGTTAAGTCAGGCCTCATGGTCGGACTGGGCGAATCAGATGAACAGGTCCGAAAAGTTATCGATGATCTGGCCGCAACAGAGTGCGATATCATAACCATCGGTCAATACATGCGTCCTTCAAAAGAGCATCCCGCGGTTGAAAGATATGTGGAGCCGCAAATTTTCGATGAATATGCGGAGTATGGTAAAAGTTTAAAAGTACCCCACATGTTCTGTGCTCCTCTGGTTAGAAGCAGCTTTAATGCTGCTGAGGCATTTGAGGAGTTATAG
- the lipB gene encoding lipoyl(octanoyl) transferase LipB — translation MDFIDLGLIPHGEAEKIQLERLNQVIEGVAGDALYLLEHPPVVTLGRQGGLDNLLISEEALSKMGAQIVQTARGGNITCHYPGQLVVYPVIRIEKRRGGIKKFFHDMEETAISTAARFGVKAARSEGRPGVWVGPGKLCSIGIGVKKWITYHGLSFNVSRDMKLFDAITLCGLSGAHPTSLSREAGRDIDTEEVKNVFREEFKRIFTDSTVAAG, via the coding sequence TTGGATTTTATTGATCTGGGACTTATCCCCCACGGGGAGGCTGAAAAGATCCAGCTAGAAAGATTAAATCAGGTGATAGAGGGCGTTGCAGGCGACGCTCTCTATCTGCTTGAACATCCACCGGTGGTCACTTTAGGCCGGCAAGGCGGACTTGATAATCTACTCATCAGCGAAGAAGCGTTAAGCAAAATGGGAGCACAGATTGTCCAGACGGCAAGAGGCGGCAACATAACCTGCCATTACCCCGGACAATTAGTGGTCTATCCGGTGATCCGTATTGAAAAAAGACGTGGTGGTATTAAGAAATTTTTCCATGATATGGAAGAAACCGCCATCAGCACAGCCGCACGTTTCGGTGTAAAAGCTGCGCGCAGTGAAGGCAGACCCGGAGTATGGGTCGGCCCCGGTAAACTCTGCTCGATCGGCATCGGGGTAAAAAAATGGATCACCTATCACGGGCTGTCCTTTAACGTATCACGCGACATGAAACTTTTCGACGCTATCACCCTCTGCGGGCTAAGCGGCGCACATCCCACCTCCCTTTCCAGAGAAGCAGGGCGTGACATAGATACCGAGGAAGTAAAAAATGTCTTCAGAGAAGAATTCAAAAGAATATTTACGGATTCCACCGTGGCTGCGGGTTAA
- a CDS encoding small ribosomal subunit Rsm22 family protein: MSIKVSSLFPLPPAEITKKLENYLNILDKAVPLRSKHKTELPYAIRDLSKALTGERSSLPKDYMGDPRSLNAYLRYFLPWNLYRLSRLFQGLDINLPDNGIIIDLGAGPLTVAQALWIARPDLREKKLTFINVDRSPKPMREGAKLFEALASKSPWRMVNVKGGPSSKIRERANLLVTANMVNEAASGMKAPLPVWSAKFCQHISRMLAPEGKMLIIEPGIRRSGRTLSVMRNEFIEKGYSILAPCPHEEECPMTAEHGKPWCHFNFDSNHSPVWLQKLSARCRLEKDNVSLSFLYVGQPGTPSPVPHEGEMLIRAITDSFRIDDGGYGQYACGAEGLLLLLAKGGARSIFPGGLLGMPIQTEMEEDLKSGAMIVELPTREKHKLPREDAPREERKTPRKIK; the protein is encoded by the coding sequence ATGTCTATTAAAGTAAGTTCACTATTCCCTCTGCCGCCGGCAGAGATTACCAAAAAACTTGAGAATTATCTCAATATTCTGGACAAGGCCGTTCCACTGCGCTCAAAGCACAAAACAGAACTGCCCTACGCAATCCGCGATCTCTCAAAGGCCCTTACCGGAGAACGGTCCAGCCTGCCCAAAGATTACATGGGCGACCCACGCAGTTTAAACGCTTATCTGCGCTACTTCCTGCCGTGGAACCTTTACCGGCTGTCCCGCCTTTTTCAGGGGCTTGATATCAATCTGCCAGACAACGGGATCATTATTGATCTCGGAGCCGGTCCGCTCACTGTGGCACAGGCTCTCTGGATCGCCAGACCTGACCTTCGTGAAAAGAAACTGACTTTCATCAACGTGGACCGTTCACCAAAACCCATGCGCGAAGGAGCTAAGCTTTTCGAAGCTCTTGCCAGTAAAAGCCCCTGGAGAATGGTCAACGTAAAAGGCGGCCCGTCTTCCAAAATTCGCGAAAGAGCAAATCTGCTCGTTACTGCAAACATGGTCAACGAAGCCGCGTCAGGTATGAAAGCACCGCTTCCGGTCTGGAGTGCAAAGTTCTGTCAGCACATCAGCAGAATGCTGGCCCCTGAAGGTAAAATGCTGATCATTGAACCGGGTATCCGCAGATCGGGAAGAACTCTTTCAGTAATGCGTAATGAGTTCATTGAAAAAGGATACTCAATCCTTGCCCCATGCCCTCATGAAGAGGAATGCCCCATGACCGCGGAGCACGGTAAACCTTGGTGTCATTTTAACTTTGACTCAAATCATTCTCCGGTATGGCTGCAAAAACTTTCTGCCAGATGTCGTCTGGAAAAAGACAACGTAAGCCTGAGTTTTCTTTATGTAGGCCAGCCCGGCACACCTTCTCCTGTACCGCACGAAGGCGAAATGCTTATCCGCGCCATTACTGATTCCTTCAGAATTGACGACGGCGGATATGGTCAGTACGCATGTGGAGCGGAAGGATTGCTGCTGCTGCTCGCGAAAGGCGGAGCGCGCTCAATCTTCCCGGGCGGACTTCTGGGAATGCCCATACAGACTGAAATGGAAGAAGACCTCAAGTCCGGCGCCATGATTGTTGAACTGCCCACGCGTGAAAAGCACAAGCTCCCCCGCGAAGACGCACCACGTGAAGAACGCAAGACTCCGCGCAAGATAAAGTAA
- a CDS encoding ASKHA domain-containing protein, with the protein MKDSLTVHVHDQSIMNLAPSQELNLAQLLFLNGAFKGVPLCSGMGRCALCKVRFESNAPAPRKEELKKFNADEIKSGWRLSCLHRADAAAVFLPEPERVVPKVSGKFSEKLPGDLSLAVDLGTTGMHWAFIIGDEIVKSGQELNPQIGLGSEVMSRLAFAAKPEQCKILSDLVSGRIKEIIAETGPVKTLVVTGNPSMTSILAQDNVEGLSHAPYSLPSKGGSLISIDEKLPDAYIPAHLAPFVGADITAGIVALNFSGKKPEPPYLFADLGTNGEFVLCLSEDKYIVSSVPMGPALEGVGLSNGRTAGPGAISSFTLTPKGLAPFFISQPDENSRPGITGTGYLSLCSLLLKSGILTRGGQFASGNTPLAAKLARNLTEVKNTPALDLGLNNDLNLPATDVEEILKVKAAFNLAMSALLDQAELAPSDLNSLVLGGAMGQHVNINDLVSTGFIPAEIAGVTRAAGNTSLTGAIILTNNKNARDFASALPSRSSVLELAGSQDFGQKYLERMIFQYVY; encoded by the coding sequence ATGAAAGATTCCCTCACAGTGCACGTCCATGATCAAAGCATTATGAACCTTGCGCCATCACAAGAGCTTAATCTGGCTCAGCTTTTATTTCTGAACGGAGCATTTAAAGGCGTGCCGCTATGTTCAGGGATGGGCCGCTGCGCGCTGTGTAAAGTGAGATTCGAATCTAACGCACCCGCTCCCCGCAAAGAAGAGCTTAAGAAATTCAACGCGGATGAAATTAAGTCGGGCTGGCGACTTTCCTGCTTGCACAGGGCTGATGCGGCAGCAGTATTTCTGCCAGAGCCGGAGCGGGTTGTCCCCAAGGTTTCCGGAAAATTCTCTGAAAAACTCCCCGGTGACCTGTCGCTTGCCGTTGACCTAGGCACTACGGGGATGCACTGGGCCTTCATCATCGGCGATGAAATTGTTAAGTCCGGACAGGAACTTAATCCGCAGATTGGACTTGGAAGTGAAGTAATGTCCCGTCTTGCATTTGCTGCTAAACCTGAGCAGTGTAAAATTTTGTCTGATCTGGTCAGCGGACGGATCAAAGAAATTATCGCTGAAACCGGACCAGTTAAAACTCTTGTCGTTACCGGCAACCCGTCCATGACCTCAATCCTTGCGCAGGATAATGTTGAAGGGCTGAGCCACGCCCCCTATTCACTACCCTCCAAAGGCGGCAGTTTGATATCTATTGACGAAAAACTGCCCGATGCATACATACCTGCCCACCTCGCCCCCTTTGTGGGTGCAGACATTACAGCAGGAATTGTGGCACTTAACTTTTCCGGAAAGAAACCAGAACCTCCCTACCTGTTTGCCGATCTCGGAACCAATGGTGAATTTGTACTCTGTCTTTCAGAAGACAAATATATTGTTTCATCAGTCCCTATGGGGCCGGCACTTGAAGGAGTAGGATTAAGCAACGGACGAACCGCAGGACCGGGCGCAATATCATCTTTCACCCTGACGCCCAAAGGCCTTGCACCCTTTTTTATCAGCCAGCCGGACGAAAACAGCCGTCCGGGTATAACCGGAACAGGATATCTTTCGCTCTGTTCCCTGCTGCTTAAATCAGGCATACTCACCCGCGGGGGACAGTTTGCATCAGGCAATACCCCCCTTGCTGCCAAACTGGCCCGCAATCTGACCGAAGTGAAAAACACTCCGGCTCTTGATTTAGGGTTAAATAATGATCTGAATCTTCCAGCTACTGATGTGGAAGAAATTCTGAAAGTCAAAGCAGCTTTCAACCTTGCCATGTCTGCCCTGCTTGATCAGGCAGAACTAGCTCCTTCAGACCTGAATTCACTTGTTCTAGGAGGAGCTATGGGGCAGCATGTAAACATAAACGATCTGGTTTCCACCGGATTCATTCCTGCGGAAATAGCCGGGGTCACCCGTGCCGCAGGTAACACCTCCCTGACGGGAGCTATAATTCTCACTAATAATAAAAACGCTCGAGATTTTGCATCTGCTCTGCCTTCCCGCTCTTCCGTACTGGAACTGGCCGGCAGTCAGGATTTCGGACAAAAATATCTCGAAAGGATGATATTCCAATATGTCTATTAA
- a CDS encoding sirohydrochlorin cobaltochelatase, producing MRKAILFAAHGSKNTAANSALGNILKMAEERHPDLLIKSAFTSRHVLKRLKEQGQDLLSIKQTLENFSKDGITHVVVQSLHVIPGTEFANISKLVSQVDDGKIKLEKAVLGNPLLTGEQEIDEISDMILSLLEERDPENEALVLVAHGSKHSDSGNSLYDKFKEVLERKDKNAYLGKLNVEEGIVEISEKIKKSGVKKAYLLPLLFGAGNHVIKDMAGNHDASWKNIVASRGIKVVTITKGIGEFDVFANRWMDNLQKAIKELEN from the coding sequence ATGAGAAAAGCCATCCTTTTTGCAGCGCACGGTTCAAAAAACACGGCAGCCAATTCTGCTCTGGGCAATATTTTAAAGATGGCTGAAGAGCGACACCCTGACCTTCTCATCAAAAGCGCATTTACTTCCCGCCATGTTCTTAAAAGGCTGAAAGAACAAGGACAAGACCTGCTAAGCATCAAGCAAACTCTGGAAAATTTCAGTAAAGACGGCATCACCCACGTGGTTGTACAATCCCTGCACGTTATTCCGGGAACCGAATTTGCTAACATCAGCAAGCTGGTCTCTCAGGTAGATGACGGTAAGATAAAACTGGAAAAAGCAGTATTAGGAAATCCACTGCTGACCGGTGAGCAGGAAATTGATGAAATTTCCGACATGATTCTTTCCCTGCTGGAAGAACGAGACCCGGAAAATGAAGCTTTGGTGCTGGTGGCTCATGGATCAAAACACTCTGACAGCGGAAACAGCCTCTACGATAAATTTAAAGAAGTATTAGAACGAAAAGATAAAAATGCTTATCTGGGCAAACTTAACGTAGAAGAAGGCATTGTCGAAATCAGTGAAAAAATAAAAAAATCCGGTGTTAAAAAAGCATACCTGCTGCCGCTTCTTTTCGGAGCTGGAAATCACGTCATAAAAGACATGGCCGGTAATCATGACGCTTCATGGAAAAACATAGTTGCTTCTCGCGGAATAAAGGTTGTTACCATAACAAAAGGCATCGGCGAATTCGATGTTTTTGCCAACCGCTGGATGGATAATTTGCAAAAGGCTATTAAAGAACTGGAAAATTAA
- a CDS encoding chemotaxis protein CheA, with protein MKDSISSCISQLQESITNLEHGTGDINSILQDLGIEHVKMPSAQVIALMDMLTDGITPVTPDLITALLEITEAQKKFYYCIGGLLDQGGVKLDSRKSEENAAPKSSSQTEMTEAEIEMIAEIEAMDGGEPNEADGWEKLEACEVPSTAPDEKLSKYHGEEPEIPENSPEPVAAKEIKTEEKSKAVHPAKDKMKEPQAISSIRVSTQQLDSLIELVGKLMVTYAVIAQTKVDNISKISSSLSELDKVIRNLQSEMDEIRLVPLKQIFMPMHRLVKSTSQKLNKRIKFTISGEDLALDKTIVECLNEPLVHLLRNALDHGIESTEDRQMFGKDEVGSVTLNASRKGEFAYIEIVDDGKGLDADILLSKAIEKGIADPDKKYTEEEIYEFILQSGFSTASAVTDISGRGVGMDAVVTAVHNTLDGKISIKSKLGEGSTFTITIPLSRSVNEGIVDALITTIGTETFIFPSREVLEVYEPVAKEFTELPDGRETVSIRGKVHPLIRMHKIFDFPPPDDNITPKTILVKMGDICAAILVDEVLRQQKAVVTGFTLPVNTLYRLPILGFGMMGEKDALVIDTETLITTQLEDFEEKNPLQS; from the coding sequence ATGAAAGACAGTATTTCCAGTTGCATAAGCCAGCTTCAAGAATCAATTACCAATCTTGAACACGGCACAGGAGATATCAACTCCATCCTGCAAGACCTTGGTATTGAGCATGTAAAAATGCCCTCAGCTCAAGTCATTGCTCTTATGGATATGCTGACCGACGGTATCACCCCCGTCACCCCCGACCTGATCACCGCCCTGCTTGAAATAACCGAAGCTCAGAAAAAGTTTTATTACTGCATCGGCGGCCTCCTTGATCAAGGCGGAGTCAAACTTGATTCACGCAAATCAGAAGAAAATGCAGCTCCAAAAAGTTCCTCTCAGACTGAAATGACTGAGGCTGAGATAGAAATGATTGCCGAAATAGAGGCAATGGATGGCGGCGAACCAAATGAAGCTGATGGCTGGGAAAAGCTTGAAGCCTGTGAGGTTCCATCCACAGCTCCTGACGAAAAACTCAGCAAGTATCACGGTGAAGAACCTGAAATACCGGAAAATTCCCCTGAGCCGGTAGCAGCAAAAGAAATCAAAACCGAAGAAAAATCTAAAGCAGTCCACCCTGCCAAAGATAAAATGAAAGAGCCGCAGGCTATTTCATCCATCCGGGTTTCCACTCAGCAGCTGGATTCACTGATTGAACTGGTGGGAAAACTTATGGTCACTTACGCAGTCATTGCGCAGACCAAAGTCGATAATATTTCCAAAATTTCATCCAGCCTGTCTGAACTTGATAAGGTTATCCGCAACCTGCAATCAGAAATGGATGAAATCAGACTGGTTCCGCTCAAGCAAATTTTTATGCCCATGCACCGGCTTGTAAAAAGCACATCGCAAAAACTTAATAAACGCATTAAATTCACCATCAGCGGCGAAGATCTGGCTCTGGATAAAACTATTGTGGAATGCCTGAACGAACCACTGGTTCACCTGCTTAGAAATGCATTGGACCACGGTATTGAGTCCACTGAAGACCGCCAGATGTTCGGTAAAGATGAAGTGGGAAGCGTCACCCTGAACGCATCAAGGAAAGGTGAATTCGCCTATATTGAAATCGTGGACGACGGCAAAGGCCTTGATGCAGACATACTGCTCAGCAAAGCCATTGAAAAAGGAATCGCTGATCCTGATAAAAAATATACTGAAGAGGAAATATACGAATTCATCCTGCAGTCAGGTTTCTCCACAGCCAGTGCAGTGACAGATATTTCAGGTCGCGGTGTCGGCATGGACGCAGTCGTAACGGCCGTCCATAATACCCTTGATGGAAAAATTTCCATCAAAAGCAAACTGGGAGAAGGCTCCACTTTCACCATCACCATTCCACTCAGCCGCTCTGTGAATGAAGGCATTGTGGATGCCCTGATCACCACCATCGGCACAGAGACATTTATCTTCCCCAGCCGTGAAGTGCTTGAAGTATATGAGCCAGTTGCCAAGGAATTCACCGAACTGCCCGACGGACGCGAAACAGTATCCATCCGCGGTAAAGTACACCCCCTGATCCGCATGCACAAAATTTTCGACTTCCCGCCGCCTGATGACAATATTACACCTAAAACCATTCTGGTAAAAATGGGTGATATTTGCGCCGCTATTTTAGTAGATGAAGTCCTGCGCCAGCAGAAAGCAGTGGTCACAGGATTTACTCTGCCTGTTAACACACTGTACAGACTCCCGATCCTCGGGTTCGGCATGATGGGTGAAAAAGATGCTCTGGTCATCGATACGGAAACCCTTATTACCACCCAGCTTGAAGATTTTGAGGAAAAGAACCCACTGCAATCATAA
- a CDS encoding Hpt domain-containing protein — protein sequence MSDDDSLIEEFFSEVNDKYYPQVLEGIDLLDEQCIEEGIEALSRPLHTIKGVTGFMSGFEPASTFTHKVESFLKKMQAGEIAHKLPQIALAIESVNSIFMIIEQLRESGSYDKAATDDIEKRLAGEGKKTEGIGAESDTPVELESLPDAEIITLKARRLYNQQQLGIVDDTLKTIAEGKRILFDFGISMSVASSLFELIASYSDSHEIGITGMNTHCTSTFYSWGFQRYLNVFDSRDSFLK from the coding sequence ATGAGTGATGATGATTCATTAATTGAAGAATTCTTCTCGGAAGTAAACGATAAATACTATCCTCAGGTTTTAGAGGGTATTGATCTGCTGGATGAACAGTGCATTGAGGAAGGCATTGAGGCTCTCTCACGTCCGCTGCATACCATCAAAGGCGTTACCGGATTCATGTCCGGATTTGAACCGGCTTCAACCTTCACCCACAAAGTTGAAAGTTTCCTGAAAAAGATGCAAGCTGGGGAAATTGCACATAAACTTCCGCAGATTGCCCTCGCCATTGAATCTGTTAACTCGATTTTCATGATCATTGAACAGCTTCGCGAATCAGGCAGCTATGACAAAGCAGCCACCGACGATATTGAGAAAAGACTCGCAGGCGAAGGAAAAAAAACTGAAGGTATAGGGGCTGAAAGTGATACCCCCGTTGAGCTTGAGTCATTGCCTGATGCAGAAATTATCACCTTAAAAGCAAGAAGACTGTACAACCAGCAACAACTTGGTATAGTCGATGATACCCTAAAAACAATTGCTGAAGGCAAACGTATTCTATTTGATTTCGGAATTTCAATGTCAGTTGCTTCTTCACTTTTTGAACTCATTGCCTCCTATTCCGACTCCCATGAAATCGGAATAACCGGAATGAACACTCACTGCACAAGCACTTTTTATTCATGGGGTTTCCAGAGATACCTGAATGTATTTGACAGCAGAGACTCTTTTCTCAAGTAA
- a CDS encoding response regulator — MRALIAEDEFVGRKLLSTFMAPLFEIDIVVNGKEAVDAFIMAYEEDNPYAVIFMDIMMPELDGISALEAIRKYEKSNNVDNNVKVIMTTALDDAKTVIRSFHDAGASAYIVKPVIREKLYEELEKIGLLQK; from the coding sequence ATGCGCGCGCTGATTGCAGAAGACGAATTTGTTGGCAGAAAATTGTTATCAACCTTTATGGCTCCACTTTTTGAAATCGATATTGTTGTTAACGGAAAGGAAGCCGTTGATGCCTTTATAATGGCTTATGAAGAAGATAATCCTTACGCTGTTATCTTTATGGATATAATGATGCCGGAACTTGACGGGATAAGTGCCCTTGAAGCCATCAGAAAATATGAAAAATCAAATAACGTTGATAATAACGTCAAAGTGATAATGACCACCGCTCTTGATGATGCAAAAACCGTAATCCGTTCTTTTCATGATGCAGGAGCTTCTGCATACATTGTTAAGCCGGTCATCAGAGAAAAATTATATGAAGAACTTGAAAAAATCGGACTGCTGCAAAAATAA
- a CDS encoding TrmH family RNA methyltransferase, giving the protein MEKQRTPQREARVREVLAKRQKDFTLIIDNVWDPHNVSAILRSCDAFGVYGIHLYYTVSQWPELAKKSSASGKKWVERTKHSDPVKMISGLRDQGYQVLRTGFSETARPLMDFDLSTPSAVILSNEHSGTAPELAELVPDEVYIPMQGMIQSFNVSVAAALILYHGFSQRYAKGMYNDPSFTPEELEKLTAEWLAR; this is encoded by the coding sequence ATGGAAAAACAGAGAACCCCGCAAAGAGAAGCAAGAGTCAGGGAAGTTCTGGCAAAACGCCAGAAAGATTTTACCCTTATCATCGATAATGTCTGGGACCCGCATAACGTGTCTGCCATTTTGCGCAGCTGTGATGCCTTCGGTGTTTATGGCATTCATCTGTATTATACTGTATCCCAGTGGCCTGAACTGGCTAAAAAGTCATCGGCGTCCGGTAAAAAATGGGTGGAACGTACAAAACACAGCGATCCGGTCAAAATGATCAGCGGACTTCGCGATCAAGGGTATCAGGTCTTGCGTACAGGATTTTCCGAAACCGCCAGACCTCTTATGGATTTTGATCTCAGCACTCCTTCAGCGGTGATACTCAGCAATGAGCATAGCGGAACTGCGCCGGAACTGGCTGAACTGGTTCCTGACGAAGTATACATCCCCATGCAGGGAATGATTCAAAGTTTTAATGTATCTGTTGCTGCAGCTCTGATTCTTTATCATGGATTCAGTCAGAGGTATGCCAAAGGAATGTATAACGATCCATCATTTACACCTGAAGAGCTGGAAAAACTGACTGCCGAGTGGCTTGCCCGGTAA
- a CDS encoding glycosyltransferase family 2 protein produces the protein MISQNTQQIVSDIDKLLSAIKKAIPLWVLGTEEITHQSGLINIFEHHSKTNPQLTGISKKLSLLMWMQNPLDRTATQKCHELNGSSCSAPLSKLLNAILSLPQPEIPFEDLDNLLQSRDRKLIIRHLFPLLRGPDGFTWLTHCWDTLLRMGNPDIPVTALDLINWNKELIPIKQRLKAQYYFLYRPADESLSAVEKLDGNIWSLWKEYMRCELLLRTNRQKEAVECLSALWKSNVWNINWGQKLHALLNPIDTTGALNDSADVCILMYSWNNGKLIENTLKNVAESSIGNAKVFALNNGSSDNTGEVVSAAKKLFQREQYKEIQLPVNVGAPPARNWLLAEPEVRRSKWAVFLDDDVELPENWLKELLATAKHYNNPGAVGCRITSASVPTSLQSADYHLFPPGNGTSQIDGLTEHVMVFDSCRNAFDCGQFSYTRPAVHVSGCCHMLNMEAVHKCGPFDVRFNPTQFDDLERDLRASLGGYTHIYAGQLGIQHIQHSSLAKASNMRGMAQVFGNKIKLESKYSADNLNSIFSKDLTRLWADTEKKWKELAETV, from the coding sequence ATGATTTCCCAAAACACACAGCAAATTGTTTCAGACATAGACAAACTTCTCTCCGCCATAAAAAAAGCCATTCCCCTGTGGGTTCTGGGAACAGAAGAGATTACCCATCAGAGCGGACTGATAAATATTTTTGAACACCACTCAAAGACAAATCCGCAACTGACCGGTATCAGCAAAAAACTGTCATTGTTAATGTGGATGCAAAATCCTCTGGACCGGACCGCAACTCAAAAATGTCATGAGCTTAATGGATCAAGCTGCTCTGCCCCGCTCTCTAAACTCTTAAATGCAATCCTGTCCCTGCCGCAGCCTGAAATACCTTTTGAAGATCTCGATAATCTGCTTCAATCAAGGGATCGGAAACTGATCATCCGCCATCTTTTCCCCCTGCTGCGCGGTCCAGATGGATTCACATGGCTTACCCATTGCTGGGATACGCTTCTGCGCATGGGCAACCCGGATATTCCTGTCACAGCACTCGACCTTATCAATTGGAACAAAGAACTTATCCCGATAAAACAACGCCTTAAAGCGCAGTATTATTTTTTATACCGGCCGGCGGATGAAAGTCTCAGCGCAGTGGAGAAGCTTGACGGAAACATCTGGTCGCTCTGGAAAGAATACATGCGCTGCGAACTTCTGCTCAGGACAAACCGGCAAAAGGAGGCTGTAGAATGCCTTTCCGCTCTGTGGAAATCAAACGTCTGGAATATTAACTGGGGACAAAAACTCCACGCACTGCTTAATCCCATTGATACAACAGGCGCGTTAAACGACTCAGCAGATGTATGCATCCTGATGTACTCGTGGAATAATGGAAAGCTGATCGAGAATACTCTAAAAAATGTAGCTGAATCAAGTATAGGCAATGCAAAAGTATTCGCCCTGAACAATGGCTCAAGCGACAACACCGGCGAAGTAGTTTCAGCCGCAAAAAAACTTTTCCAGCGTGAACAATATAAAGAAATTCAACTCCCAGTTAATGTAGGAGCACCTCCGGCCAGAAACTGGCTGCTGGCAGAACCGGAAGTACGCAGATCAAAATGGGCCGTATTCTTAGATGATGACGTTGAACTGCCTGAAAACTGGCTGAAAGAGCTTCTTGCCACCGCTAAGCACTACAACAATCCCGGTGCAGTGGGCTGCCGTATCACATCAGCGTCCGTCCCGACATCATTGCAATCTGCGGACTATCACCTTTTCCCGCCCGGAAACGGAACTTCGCAGATTGACGGCTTAACCGAGCATGTCATGGTCTTTGACAGCTGCCGCAATGCCTTTGACTGTGGCCAGTTTTCATACACCCGTCCGGCTGTTCATGTTTCAGGATGCTGCCACATGCTCAACATGGAGGCAGTGCATAAATGCGGCCCCTTTGATGTGCGCTTCAATCCCACCCAATTCGATGACCTCGAACGCGACCTGCGGGCCAGTCTCGGTGGCTATACCCATATTTACGCCGGACAGCTGGGCATCCAGCACATCCAGCATTCAAGTCTGGCTAAAGCAAGTAACATGCGCGGCATGGCGCAGGTTTTCGGCAACAAAATAAAACTTGAAAGCAAATATTCAGCAGACAACCTGAATTCAATTTTCAGCAAAGACCTGACCCGACTCTGGGCCGATACTGAAAAAAAATGGAAAGAACTGGCTGAAACTGTTTGA